The following proteins are co-located in the Betta splendens chromosome 9, fBetSpl5.4, whole genome shotgun sequence genome:
- the foxd5 gene encoding forkhead box protein D5, with protein MTLSGESESYQHAALPTEEDEIDIVGNGDPSLGRSCSTDLSSSADSGAEFDSSEPDSSGEGEASFYADAPPSRNAQSSSVKPPYSYIALITMAILQSPLKKLTLSGICDFISNKFPYYKDKFPAWQNSIRHNLSLNDCFIKIPREPGNPGKGNYWSLDPASEDMFDNGSFLRRRKRFKRNQPEFNKDGLVFCSNLNYYRPYGQPYCVQSPVGALHAAPLRYVPLRDAIAPSLLLAQTLSGESAGPKDFRAQFGPALPTGPKPGPQAKCSFSIDSIMSKTPASGPRNPHSPKNPHAVLDYGHAVPGPAACLVPTVLQPHRTRFFPPAMLNTAPLINERLRLSYARC; from the coding sequence ATGACTCTTTCTGGCGAGTCTGAATCGTACCAACACGCTGCTTTACCGACAGAGGAGGATGAAATTGACATAGTGGGTAACGGTGACCCTTCCCTCGGGCGTTCGTGCTCCACGGACCTGAGCTCCTCGGCAGATTCCGGTGCCGAGTTTGACTCCTCGGAACCGGACTCGTCGGGGGAAGGCGAGGCCAGCTTCTACGCGGATGCGCCGCCGTCCAGGAACGCGCAGAGCAGCTCGGTGAAGCCCCCCTACTCCTACATCGCCCTCATCACCATGGCCATCCTGCAGAGCCCGCTGAAGAAGCTGACGCTGAGCGGCATCTGCGACTTCATCAGCAACAAGTTCCCGTACTACAAGGACAAGTTCCCCGCGTGGCAGAACTCCATCAGGCACAACCTCTCCCTCAACGACTGTTTCATCAAGATCCCGAGGGAGCCCGGAAATCCGGGCAAGGGCAACTACTGGTCTCTGGACCCCGCGTCGGAGGACATGTTCGATAACGGCAGCTTCCTCCGGCGAAGGAAGAGGTTCAAGAGGAACCAGCCGGAGTTCAACAAAGACGGACTCGTGTTTTGTTCCAACTTGAACTACTACCGGCCGTACGGGCAGCCGTACTGCGTGCAGAGCCCGGTGGGCGCCCTGCACGCCGCCCCTCTCCGGTACGTGCCGCTGCGCGACGCCatcgccccctccctcctcctggcGCAAACGCTGAGCGGCGAGAGCGCTGGGCCCAAGGACTTCAGGGCGCAGTTCGGCCCAGCTCTGCCCACGGGGCCCAAGCCCGGCCCGCAGGCGAAGTGCTCGTTCAGCATCGACAGCATCATGAGCAAGACCCCCGCCAGCGGCCCACGGAACCCGCACTCCCCAAAGAACCCTCACGCCGTTCTCGATTACGGCCACGCCGTGCCCGGTCCCGCTGCCTGTCTGGTTCCGACGGTCCTTCAGCCCCACAGGACACGGTTCTTCCCTCCTGCCATGCTCA